In a genomic window of Chengkuizengella sediminis:
- a CDS encoding metallophosphoesterase yields the protein MQIQTKMHTIFMLIGSTECGKTTFANEVLIPQLKFEDESKNVKSNIQYISSDRIRQEVLGVDYDKYDQLMLEASDQSFHLLFEKLKMVTSFPINAEFVIVDTTGLTEDFRAKVKSVAHENNYNLEVILFDYKKREDYYASERSKKLISNHINRLKRDVLGSLAREGYSKIHKVRGKDFYSITEGKANSDYTVVIEDQDEYFQTILPQDQRVIIVGDVHECVHELKSLLQDHGFSIQANKITVPDKLKDTKILLVGDWIDKGKQTKEIIEFLYENQTHFLFVLGNHENFVYKYIRGEIKGVDQELLHTYFDSTNVLFKDEILLEKFNELVSISKPFYKFIGMNGSSFVVTHAPCKNKYIGKLDANSIRHQRNFRINRDESLEEQLAFLQEEAVSNYPYHVFGHVAAKQAFRIKNKIHIDTGSAHGNALTSVSISFRPFIKSHQSKQAVLKDDLPILFKRERKVSIQDLEKEETRRLFYCSRNKINFISGTMSPADKDEVEHNLESLKSGLNYFAEKGMEKLVLQPKYMGSRCNIYLHKDLEQCFAVSRNGYKIKQIELTEVYQQLLNKFIGYMEENKIEMLILDGELLPWRALGDGLIERQFKPIEKALETEFDFLRKNGFEGALEKLKENYKESGFEKDQFHIGKKELNQKYGASIYQNYKNVTEVMKSYVSLEEHEADYVNYKEQLELYAQEEDLQYKPFALLKVVYENGKEEIPDWVTSEMYRFLSDDEFITIDLTEPESYEIAEQFFSKLTAQNGMEGVVIKPEVVEKNVVPYMKVRNPNYLSIIYGYDYRFPHKYNKLMKQKRIHKKLRTSLNEYHLGNKMLNVGYDEIKPDNETYKEVVANLLFEVAGEKEIDPRL from the coding sequence GATCGCATTCGACAAGAAGTGCTCGGTGTAGATTATGATAAATACGACCAACTTATGTTGGAGGCAAGTGATCAGTCTTTTCATTTATTGTTTGAAAAATTAAAAATGGTGACTTCATTTCCTATTAATGCGGAATTCGTAATAGTAGATACAACGGGGTTGACTGAGGATTTTAGAGCAAAGGTTAAAAGTGTTGCGCATGAAAATAACTACAACTTAGAAGTGATCCTATTCGATTATAAAAAAAGAGAAGATTATTACGCTTCAGAACGTTCCAAGAAATTAATCTCAAATCACATCAATCGATTAAAACGAGATGTACTTGGTTCACTGGCGAGAGAAGGATACTCTAAAATTCATAAAGTACGTGGAAAAGATTTTTACTCGATCACTGAGGGGAAAGCAAATTCTGATTATACCGTTGTGATTGAGGATCAGGATGAATATTTTCAAACGATATTACCGCAGGATCAAAGGGTGATTATTGTTGGGGATGTACATGAATGTGTTCATGAGCTAAAAAGTTTATTGCAGGATCATGGGTTCTCCATACAAGCAAATAAGATTACAGTTCCTGATAAGTTAAAAGATACAAAAATCCTTCTAGTTGGGGACTGGATCGACAAAGGAAAACAAACGAAAGAAATCATTGAATTTTTATATGAAAATCAAACGCACTTTTTATTTGTGTTGGGTAATCATGAGAATTTTGTTTATAAGTACATTCGAGGGGAAATTAAAGGAGTTGATCAAGAACTTCTTCACACTTACTTTGATTCAACTAATGTTTTGTTTAAAGATGAAATTTTGCTAGAAAAGTTTAATGAACTAGTTTCTATTTCCAAACCATTTTATAAATTCATAGGTATGAATGGGTCTTCTTTTGTTGTCACACATGCACCTTGTAAAAACAAATACATTGGAAAATTAGATGCAAACTCTATTCGCCACCAACGTAATTTCAGAATCAACCGAGATGAATCATTAGAGGAACAGCTAGCCTTTTTACAAGAAGAAGCAGTGAGTAATTATCCTTATCATGTGTTTGGGCATGTTGCAGCAAAACAAGCGTTTCGTATTAAAAATAAAATTCATATTGATACAGGAAGTGCACACGGAAATGCGCTAACATCTGTAAGTATCTCCTTTAGACCGTTTATAAAATCACATCAATCCAAGCAGGCGGTTCTCAAGGACGACCTTCCAATATTGTTTAAACGTGAAAGAAAAGTATCCATTCAAGATTTGGAAAAAGAAGAAACTCGCAGATTGTTTTACTGCTCTCGCAACAAAATTAATTTTATATCAGGAACGATGTCTCCTGCTGACAAAGATGAAGTAGAGCATAATCTCGAATCATTAAAATCTGGATTGAATTATTTTGCAGAAAAAGGGATGGAGAAGCTAGTGCTTCAGCCTAAATATATGGGATCAAGATGTAATATCTATTTGCATAAGGATCTTGAACAGTGTTTCGCAGTGAGTCGTAATGGTTATAAAATAAAGCAGATTGAGTTAACGGAAGTTTATCAACAATTGTTAAACAAATTCATTGGATATATGGAAGAAAATAAAATTGAAATGCTCATTTTGGATGGAGAATTACTACCGTGGAGAGCGCTAGGTGATGGATTGATTGAGAGGCAGTTCAAACCGATTGAGAAAGCTTTAGAAACGGAGTTTGATTTTTTAAGAAAAAATGGGTTTGAGGGTGCACTTGAGAAATTAAAAGAAAATTACAAGGAAAGTGGTTTTGAAAAGGACCAGTTTCACATTGGTAAAAAGGAATTGAATCAGAAATATGGTGCAAGCATCTATCAAAACTATAAAAATGTAACTGAAGTTATGAAATCATATGTTTCATTGGAAGAGCATGAAGCAGATTATGTAAATTACAAAGAGCAGCTTGAATTATATGCCCAAGAAGAAGATCTGCAGTATAAACCTTTTGCATTGTTAAAAGTGGTATACGAAAATGGAAAAGAAGAAATACCTGATTGGGTCACTTCGGAAATGTATCGTTTCCTATCAGATGATGAGTTCATCACCATTGATTTAACTGAGCCTGAAAGTTACGAAATAGCGGAACAGTTTTTCTCTAAGTTAACTGCCCAAAATGGGATGGAGGGTGTTGTAATCAAACCTGAAGTGGTAGAAAAAAATGTAGTCCCTTACATGAAAGTTAGAAATCCAAATTACTTATCTATCATTTACGGTTACGATTATCGTTTTCCACATAAATACAATAAGTTAATGAAACAAAAGAGGATTCATAAAAAGCTTCGTACTTCTTTAAATGAATATCACTTAGGAAATAAAATGTTAAATGTCGGTTATGATGAAATAAAACCTGACAATGAAACTTATAAGGAAGTAGTAGCCAACCTATTGTTTGAGGTTGCGGGAGAAAAAGAAATTGATCCTAGGCTGTAG
- a CDS encoding SDR family NAD(P)-dependent oxidoreductase: MEDKKICLITGANSGIGKAAAIQIAKKGYHVILACRNQTRGEKALQDVKTVSSSESVELMLVDMSLKSSIKDMVKKYRAKYNKLDILINNAAFFDISQKEVKLTNEGIESVWATNHLGPVLLTQLLLEPLELSPQGRVITISSKGLIVHPFIQVQLEDPEFRTRKFNVSKAYYQSKIAQVTYTYWLAKKLENTKITVNCVRVTNVKLDISRYPNLSSLARFAYSLKSKSSLSPEEMAKTYTYLATSDEVSRVTGKYFDEKNQMVSSSKYSHNFENVNKVMDLTMKYLETSLVVQ; the protein is encoded by the coding sequence ATGGAGGATAAAAAGATTTGCCTCATCACAGGTGCTAATTCTGGAATAGGAAAGGCTGCGGCTATACAAATAGCCAAGAAAGGCTATCATGTGATTCTTGCTTGCAGGAATCAAACAAGAGGGGAAAAAGCGCTACAGGATGTAAAAACAGTAAGCAGCAGTGAATCGGTTGAACTAATGCTTGTAGATATGTCATTAAAATCTTCTATTAAAGATATGGTTAAAAAATATCGTGCAAAATACAATAAATTAGATATACTTATTAATAACGCAGCATTTTTTGATATTAGTCAAAAAGAAGTCAAGTTAACAAATGAAGGTATAGAAAGTGTATGGGCAACCAATCACTTAGGACCGGTACTATTAACACAACTTCTGCTAGAACCTCTCGAACTCAGTCCTCAAGGTCGTGTCATTACTATTTCTTCAAAAGGTTTGATTGTTCATCCTTTTATACAAGTTCAACTTGAAGATCCAGAATTTCGCACTCGCAAATTTAATGTTTCCAAAGCATATTACCAATCTAAAATTGCACAAGTCACGTACACCTATTGGCTTGCCAAGAAATTAGAAAATACCAAAATAACAGTAAATTGTGTTCGTGTAACAAATGTAAAGCTGGATATCAGCCGCTATCCTAATCTTTCAAGTCTTGCTAGATTTGCCTACTCTCTAAAAAGCAAGAGTTCTTTATCACCTGAAGAAATGGCAAAAACATATACTTATTTAGCAACTTCTGATGAAGTGAGTAGAGTGACTGGAAAATATTTTGATGAAAAAAATCAAATGGTTAGTTCTTCAAAATATAGCCATAACTTCGAGAATGTGAATAAGGTAATGGATTTAACTATGAAGTACTTGGAGACTTCATTGGTTGTTCAATAA